A window of Gloeocapsopsis sp. IPPAS B-1203 contains these coding sequences:
- a CDS encoding fasciclin domain-containing protein — protein MADIVDIAVSAGSFNTLVAAVQAVGLVETLKSPGPFTVFAPNDDAFAKLPPGTVQTLVQNIPQLTRILTFHVVSGKLMKADLAKVDSVTSVEGSPIKIDCCDGFEVKNATVIAPDIEADNGVIHVIDTVILMG, from the coding sequence ATGGCAGACATTGTTGATATTGCGGTAAGTGCAGGTTCGTTTAATACCTTAGTAGCAGCTGTACAAGCGGTTGGTTTAGTAGAAACGCTCAAAAGTCCTGGCCCTTTTACGGTTTTTGCACCGAATGATGACGCTTTTGCGAAACTTCCACCTGGTACAGTGCAAACATTGGTACAGAATATTCCTCAATTAACTAGGATTCTGACGTTTCACGTTGTTTCAGGTAAGCTGATGAAGGCTGATTTAGCCAAAGTTGATTCGGTGACTTCTGTTGAAGGTTCACCGATTAAGATTGATTGTTGTGATGGGTTTGAGGTGAAAAATGCTACGGTAATTGCGCCCGATATTGAAGCTGATAATGGCGTTATTCACGTCATTGATACCGTTATTCTGATGGGATAG